One Spodoptera frugiperda isolate SF20-4 chromosome 30, AGI-APGP_CSIRO_Sfru_2.0, whole genome shotgun sequence genomic window carries:
- the LOC118269681 gene encoding myosin light chain 1 isoform X2 — protein MSDLSKNDVERASFAFSIYDFDGSGKIDAFNLGDVLRALNSNPTLATIEKLGGTKKKGEKTLTIEEFLPIYSQAKKDKDQGQYEDFLECLKLYDKNENGLMLGAELTHTLLALGEKLEDNEVAEVTKDCMDAEDDDGMIPYAPFLRKMCDGWQGPKPKGAAAPAEGEAPAEG, from the exons ATG AGCGACCTCAGCAAGAACGACGTTGAAA GGGCTTCCTTCGCCTTCTCCATCTACGACTTCGATGGTAGCGGCAAAATCGATGCCTTCAACCTAGGAGATGTCCTCAGGGCACTGAACTCCAACCCCACATTGGCCACCATCGAGAAGCTCGGTGGTACCAAGAAGAAGGGCGAGAAGACGCTCACC ATTGAAGAGTTCCTTCCCATCTACAGCCAAGCAAAGAAAGACAAAGACCAGGGTCAGTACGAAGACTTCTTGGAATGTCTGAAACTGTACGACAAGAACGAGAACGGTCTTATGCTTGGCGCCGAGCTTACACACACGCTCCTTGCGTTAG GTGAGAAACTGGAAGATAATGAAGTCGCTGAAGTCACAAAGGACTGCATGGACGCTGAGGATGACGACGGCATGATCCCCTATGCAC CGTTCCTCCGAAAAATGTGCGATGGGTGGCAGGGACCTAAGCCTAAGGGCGCGGCGGCGCCGGCAGAGGGAGAAGCTCCCGCGGAGGGCTAA
- the LOC118269681 gene encoding myosin light chain 1 isoform X3, producing MSDLSKNDVERASFAFSIYDFDGSGKIDAFNLGDVLRALNSNPTLATIEKLGGTKKKGEKTLTIEEFLPIYSQAKKDKDQGQYEDFLECLKLYDKNENGLMLGAELTHTLLALGEKLEDNEVAEVTKDCMDAEDDDGMIPYAPFLKKVMA from the exons ATG AGCGACCTCAGCAAGAACGACGTTGAAA GGGCTTCCTTCGCCTTCTCCATCTACGACTTCGATGGTAGCGGCAAAATCGATGCCTTCAACCTAGGAGATGTCCTCAGGGCACTGAACTCCAACCCCACATTGGCCACCATCGAGAAGCTCGGTGGTACCAAGAAGAAGGGCGAGAAGACGCTCACC ATTGAAGAGTTCCTTCCCATCTACAGCCAAGCAAAGAAAGACAAAGACCAGGGTCAGTACGAAGACTTCTTGGAATGTCTGAAACTGTACGACAAGAACGAGAACGGTCTTATGCTTGGCGCCGAGCTTACACACACGCTCCTTGCGTTAG GTGAGAAACTGGAAGATAATGAAGTCGCTGAAGTCACAAAGGACTGCATGGACGCTGAGGATGACGACGGCATGATCCCCTATGCAC CATTCCTGAAGAAGGTGATGGCGTAG
- the LOC118269680 gene encoding uncharacterized protein LOC118269680 — MSFKTVKMTNKEVDGEQACDPRLAAMLAAHLVSQVLDEAFVIANATAEKGEKGHPWHYQSMLKNFESDKQCDADDEDTSFEASKGDSDIVNENKIEHVANVVASSTPEKVTDDLQKNKPEPNLIGQGDEELDLRQNELTKSTSMFINHLFDMSEVEKVIIFDDTEIMQNNSEPNELLTEAMNKIMESYVNTALGMTMEQPSHSMAGMTSVLVEKTENSPEPSEYSFLTDAFAEDISKDVAFYIHDDGSGDIDRSSARSHLVPNVEIRELCEDDIPEKLVESNDVARYENAFLSLNRDYEQNSEDEVDPILEDPKGMTLQEVELMTADTSEENLSTNRDEESHICPMMKELVAAESGVSAVPSGSKKSSLVSRCRSQGARLLACIRGWWRRRTPGKRKENRVPFAARGLCPLSPDARRRAASLLDQRLLRSPSPSRDVVWKFNTVNESFVHSSRWKGYTFDVKPDECGEY, encoded by the exons ATGTCATTTAAAACTGTCAAGATGACCAACAAGGAAG TCGACGGCGAGCAAGCTTGCGATCCGCGGCTTGCAGCTATGTTAGCAGCCCATCTTGTCAGTCAGGTTTTAGATGAAGCTTTTGTGATAGCTAATGCTACTGCTGAGAAGGGTGAAAAGG GTCATCCGTGGCATTATCAGTCAATGTTGAAAAATTTTGAGAGTGATAAACAGTGtgatgctgatgatgaagaCACATCGTTCGAGGCGTCAAAGGGCGACAGTGACATCGTGAATGAAAATAAGATAGAGCATGTTGCCAATGTAGTTGCTTCATCGACGCCGGAAAAAGTTACAG atgatttacaaaaaaataagccAGAGCCTAATCTCATCGGGCAAGGAGACGAAGAGCTTGATTTG cgTCAAAATGAGTTAACGAAATCCACGTCAATGTTTATCAATCATCTTTTTGACATGAGTGAGgttgaaaaagtaataatattcgATGATACcgaaattatgcaaaataattCGGAGCCAAATGAGTTGCTCACTGAAGCAATGAACAAAATTATGGAGTCGTATGTGAACACGGCGTTGGGTATGACAATGGAGCAGCCTTCACATTCGATGGCGGGAATGACGTCGGTGCTGGTGGAGAAAACAGAAAACAGCCCTGAACCTTCCGAGTATTCGTTTTTGACAGATGCTTTTGCAGAGGACATCAGTAAAGATGTTGCATTTTATATACATGACGATGGATCTGGTGATATTGATAGAAGCAGTGCACGTTCTCATCTTGTTCCCAATGTAGAAATAAGAGAG CTTTGTGAAGACGATATCCCTGAGAAATTAGTCGAGAGTAATGACGTTGCACGATATGAAAATGCATTCCTTAGTTTGAATC GTGATTATGAACAAAATTCCGAAGATGAGGTGGATCCTATATTAGAAGATCCAAAAGGTATGACTCTCCAAGAAGTGGAATTAATGACTGCTGATACGTCTGAAGAAAATTTATCAACTAATCGTGATGAAGAATCTCACATTTGT cCAATGATGAAGGAGTTAGTAGCAGCAGAATCAGGAGTGTCTGCAGTGCCAAGTGGGTCTAAAAAAAGTTCGCTCGTCAGTAGGTGCCGCTCTCAAGGCGCGAGGCTCCTGGCTTGCATCCGAGGATGGTGGCGACGCAGGACTCCCGGGAAACGCAAG gaGAATCGGGTGCCGTTTGCTGCTCGTGGTTTATGTCCGTTATCTCCGGATGCTAGACGTAGAGCTGCAAGTCTTTTGGATCAACGTCTTCTTCGGTCGCCCTCACCCAGCCGAGATGTCGTCTGGAAGTTTAACACGGTCAACGAGTCGTTCGTCCATTCTTCACGTTGGAAGGGCTATACTTTCGATGTAAAACCTGATGAGTGCGGCGAGTACTGA